The Caldisalinibacter kiritimatiensis genomic interval AAAGGAAATGTAAAAGCCCATATCTATGTATCTTTTAGCAAGCTCTAAACTCCCAGAATAGCAATGCAATACCCCAGTTAAATTACCATCTAACTCGTCACTAATTATATCAAATGTATCGCCATGTGCATCTCTATCATGTACTATGATTGGGAGATTAACTTCCTTTGCAAGTTTTATCTGCTCTCTAAACCACTTCTTTTGTATATCTCTAGGCGAGTTATTATAGTGATAGTCAAGTCCAATCTCTCCTATTGCTACTACTTTATCCTTTTTAGATAAAGAGCGTAAAAGCTCAATAGTTTCTTCATTTATATCCTTAGCATCATGGGGATGAACTCCAACTGCCGCATATATGTTGTCATATTGACTTGCTAAAGATACTGCTTTAACTGATGAAGCTACATCTGCTCCTGGATTTATAACTATATCCACATCATTTTCCTTTAAGCTTTTAATTAATTTATCTCTGTCCTTATCGAACCTCTTATCATCTAAATGTGCATGGGTATCTATAAGCATTAAAATTCCTCCTTAAAGACTATCTTTTATAATATATTTGTTAAACAAGTTTTCTATCTCTTGTTTTTGAATTTCTGATACTTTATGGGTTAATTGTATTTCCTGTGATACTTCATTTTTATACAATTTTCTCTTCATTTTTACACTTAATATAATAACATACTTTTGCTTATTTTGGTAAATTCTTTTAATTTTATATGCCCAAATATCTTCCCATCTTATAATCTTATTAAAAGTTAGTATTCCATTTTCTGTGATTTTGTCATTCATATCTCTTACTATAACAAAATATATTAAAAATAGAGTCCAATATATAAATTGAAATAACCTTTCTAAGTTAAATTCTTTTACTGCCACAAAAAATAATAAAACAACACCACAAATATATAACCCAGTAAGAACTTGAATTACTCTTTTTGTTTTTAAACTACCTATTTCAAGTAGTACTTTTCCTGCTTCTTTTTTGTTCTTAATCTTATTAATAACACTAAATATAGTAATTATTGATATTAGTATTGTTAATATTAGATAAAGCAAGTACATATTTATCCCCCTTAAAATACATTAATTGGGACAGAAATATACTCTGCCCCAATTAGAATTTTATGATATTCTTGTTCCGCTTTTGATTTCATCCATAACAGTTGCTAAAGTAAGCTTTTTACCCTTACTTGCAGCTAATATCATTCCTTGAGATTCTACTCCCCTTAACTTTACTGGTTTTAGATTAGCTACTAATATTACATCCTTTCCTATAAGCTCTTCTGGTTTATAGTATTTTGCTATTCCTGATACTACCTGTCTTCTTTCATCTCCAACCTCAAGTTGTAATACTAATAGTTTGTC includes:
- a CDS encoding TatD family hydrolase, which translates into the protein MLIDTHAHLDDKRFDKDRDKLIKSLKENDVDIVINPGADVASSVKAVSLASQYDNIYAAVGVHPHDAKDINEETIELLRSLSKKDKVVAIGEIGLDYHYNNSPRDIQKKWFREQIKLAKEVNLPIIVHDRDAHGDTFDIISDELDGNLTGVLHCYSGSLELAKRYIDMGFYISFAGPVTFKNAKTPKEVAKKIPLEYILIETDSPYLAPHPHRGKRNEPLYVRYMSAMIAELKGISFEEVARRTSENAKKLFGIS